A portion of the Leptospira noumeaensis genome contains these proteins:
- the acs gene encoding acetate--CoA ligase — protein MPKERIVAPSKDFAKLANVSLKEYKTKYKESIEKPEKFWAEQAKRLTWFKKWTKVLKHDFANAKAEWFVGGKLNVSYNCLDRHLDSPLKNKAALIWEGDNPDESKVLTYHDLHREVNHFANVLKKFNVKKGDRVLIYLPMIPELAITTLACTRIGAVHSVVFGGFSPEALLGRIEDCKPTLVITADGGYRGGKPVELKKNVDVALEDSKYKVKDVIVVKRTGDEGNLNWKEGRDHWYHYLMKEPDVKKECPPVIMDSEDPLFLLYTSGSTGKPKGVLHTTAGYLLGANLTFATIFDYKDTDTYWCTADIGWITGHSYILYGPLSNGATSLMFEGVPSYPDAGRFWDVIDKYKVTVFYTAPTAIRALMREGIEPIKKRSLASLRLLGSVGEPINPEAWEWYHTNIGKSKCPIVDTWWQTETGSIMISGVPGAIPQKPGSASWPFYGILPVLVDNEGVEIKGKGEISGNLCIAKPWPSMMRGVYGDPKRFFDTYFSQFKGYYFTGDGANKDKDGYFRITGRVDDVLNVSGHRIGSAEVESALVEHKSVAEAAVVGFPHDIKGQGIYAYVTVKHGVTTNDALKKELIAMVEKVIGKIARPEVIHWAPGLPKTRSGKIMRRILRKIANNEFDTLGDISTLADPSVVQSLIDDKKKFHS, from the coding sequence ATGCCGAAAGAAAGAATCGTGGCACCGTCCAAAGACTTCGCTAAATTAGCGAACGTTAGTTTAAAAGAATACAAAACAAAATACAAAGAATCCATAGAAAAACCAGAAAAGTTTTGGGCCGAACAAGCAAAACGCCTAACATGGTTTAAAAAATGGACCAAGGTTCTCAAACATGATTTCGCCAATGCAAAAGCCGAATGGTTTGTGGGTGGGAAACTCAATGTTTCCTATAATTGTTTAGACAGACATTTAGATTCTCCTTTAAAAAACAAAGCGGCTCTCATTTGGGAAGGAGACAACCCTGATGAATCCAAAGTCCTTACCTACCATGACCTCCACCGCGAAGTGAATCATTTTGCAAACGTTCTAAAAAAGTTTAATGTAAAAAAAGGGGACAGAGTCCTCATTTATCTGCCTATGATTCCGGAGCTTGCCATCACTACGCTTGCTTGTACACGAATTGGTGCGGTACATTCCGTTGTGTTTGGTGGATTTTCGCCAGAAGCCCTACTTGGCCGGATTGAAGATTGTAAACCTACACTTGTCATTACTGCAGATGGCGGGTATCGCGGCGGCAAACCAGTCGAACTCAAAAAAAATGTGGATGTTGCTTTAGAAGATAGTAAATACAAAGTCAAAGACGTAATCGTTGTTAAGCGAACTGGAGACGAAGGTAATTTGAATTGGAAAGAAGGTAGAGACCACTGGTACCACTACCTGATGAAAGAACCGGATGTAAAAAAAGAATGCCCTCCTGTGATCATGGATTCCGAAGACCCACTTTTCCTTCTTTATACTTCAGGATCTACGGGAAAACCAAAAGGTGTCCTTCATACCACAGCTGGATATCTACTCGGTGCCAATCTTACCTTTGCCACCATCTTTGATTATAAAGATACGGATACGTATTGGTGTACGGCAGACATTGGTTGGATTACGGGACACAGTTACATTCTCTATGGACCTTTGTCCAATGGTGCCACATCTCTTATGTTTGAAGGCGTTCCTAGTTATCCGGATGCCGGTCGTTTTTGGGATGTGATTGATAAATATAAGGTGACTGTATTTTACACAGCACCGACGGCCATCCGTGCGCTCATGCGAGAAGGAATTGAACCTATCAAAAAGAGATCTTTGGCATCGCTGCGTCTTCTTGGTTCTGTGGGTGAGCCTATCAATCCAGAAGCTTGGGAATGGTATCATACCAATATTGGTAAATCAAAATGCCCGATTGTGGATACTTGGTGGCAAACAGAAACTGGATCCATTATGATCTCTGGAGTTCCTGGTGCCATCCCACAAAAGCCAGGTTCGGCGAGTTGGCCATTTTATGGAATCCTACCAGTCCTTGTGGACAACGAAGGTGTGGAGATCAAAGGCAAAGGAGAAATCTCTGGAAATCTATGTATCGCGAAACCTTGGCCTTCCATGATGCGAGGTGTGTATGGCGATCCAAAACGGTTTTTTGATACCTACTTTTCGCAATTCAAAGGGTATTACTTCACAGGTGATGGTGCCAACAAAGACAAAGATGGATACTTTCGCATAACAGGAAGAGTTGATGATGTACTGAATGTGTCGGGACACAGAATTGGTTCTGCAGAAGTGGAGAGTGCTCTTGTTGAACATAAATCTGTTGCTGAGGCTGCGGTTGTGGGATTTCCACATGACATCAAAGGCCAAGGGATTTATGCTTATGTGACTGTGAAACATGGAGTGACCACCAATGATGCCTTAAAAAAAGAACTGATTGCCATGGTAGAAAAAGTGATAGGTAAAATTGCAAGGCCAGAAGTCATCCACTGGGCTCCGGGACTACCAAAAACCAGATCAGGGAAAATCATGCGTCGGATTCTAAGAAAAATTGCCAATAACGAATTTGATACTTTAGGAGATATCAGCACCCTCGCTGATCCATCCGTAGTGCAGTCGTTAATTGACGATAAGAAAAAATTCCACAGTTAA
- the folE gene encoding GTP cyclohydrolase I FolE, which yields MSVKRNRMENLIEEILKQIGEDPSREGLVKTPNRVKKAYDFLTSGYKADLNQIVNGAIFEENTTGMVLVRDIEMYSLCEHHLLPFYGRAHVAYIPNKKIIGISKIPRIVDVFARRLQVQERLTDQIAQAIQETLDPLGVGVVIKAKHLCMMMRGVEKQNSELFTSSLLGLFKTDPTTRSEFLDLIRTGSH from the coding sequence ATATCTGTCAAAAGGAATCGAATGGAAAACTTAATCGAAGAAATCCTAAAACAAATTGGTGAAGATCCCTCGCGAGAAGGTCTTGTGAAAACGCCTAATCGAGTAAAGAAGGCTTACGACTTTTTGACAAGTGGGTATAAAGCTGATTTGAATCAAATTGTGAATGGTGCGATCTTTGAAGAAAATACCACAGGGATGGTACTTGTCAGAGATATAGAAATGTATTCTTTGTGCGAACACCACTTGCTTCCTTTTTATGGAAGGGCCCATGTGGCTTACATTCCCAATAAAAAGATCATTGGAATTAGTAAAATTCCAAGAATTGTTGATGTGTTTGCTCGTCGTTTGCAAGTACAAGAAAGACTCACTGACCAAATTGCCCAGGCTATCCAAGAAACTTTGGATCCTTTAGGTGTGGGTGTAGTTATCAAAGCCAAACATTTATGTATGATGATGCGTGGAGTGGAAAAACAAAACTCAGAGCTATTTACATCTAGCCTACTTGGTCTCTTCAAAACGGATCCAACCACACGAAGTGAATTTTTAGATCTGATCCGAACCGGCTCGCATTAA
- a CDS encoding glycosyltransferase family 4 protein, with protein sequence MRIKIGYDARMIENSGIGIRIQHILKFWPIPSKIADLYIFGDPSVLKKYDLPKHAEIIEYKTNIYSLKEFLGHSRMAEMDLLDIPHFNIPFPYIRKCIVTIHDLIPYHFKAAHSSLVKRVYMQIVFRWIKWFARKIITVSQYTKDDLIKSFGYKDGSISVVYNGIDLSNFTKHSLAQVNSFVKEQKLPKEYLFTVGIGKAHKNFPFLLKNLERMWKEGSLTLPLVVGGISKEIPIEFLKFQKQNSNRIYFLNHVLYDRLPLAYQGAKVFVYPSLFEGFGFPVLEAQAVGTTVLSSNASVLPEVLHDSASFFDPNDGADFQTKLLMILRNPKQQTSYQKKGLENAKRFLWRDVLKPYLKVYQSL encoded by the coding sequence ATGCGGATTAAAATTGGATACGATGCACGGATGATCGAAAATTCTGGGATTGGAATTCGAATCCAACATATTTTGAAGTTTTGGCCCATTCCTTCAAAGATTGCCGATTTATATATTTTTGGTGATCCCTCTGTTTTAAAAAAATACGACCTTCCGAAACACGCGGAAATCATAGAATACAAAACAAATATCTATTCCCTCAAAGAATTTTTAGGTCATTCCAGAATGGCAGAAATGGATCTTTTAGACATCCCACATTTTAATATTCCCTTTCCATACATTCGTAAATGCATTGTTACCATTCACGATCTCATTCCTTATCATTTTAAAGCCGCCCATAGTTCCCTCGTCAAACGAGTGTATATGCAAATTGTCTTCCGGTGGATCAAATGGTTTGCTCGCAAAATCATCACTGTTTCTCAGTACACCAAAGATGATCTCATTAAAAGTTTTGGATATAAGGATGGTTCCATCTCTGTGGTTTACAATGGAATTGATCTTTCTAATTTTACAAAACATTCCCTTGCCCAAGTGAATTCGTTTGTCAAAGAACAAAAGTTACCAAAGGAATATCTTTTTACTGTGGGGATCGGGAAAGCGCATAAAAACTTTCCTTTTTTATTAAAGAATTTGGAACGTATGTGGAAAGAAGGATCGCTTACACTTCCTCTTGTTGTGGGTGGCATAAGTAAAGAAATCCCTATTGAATTTTTAAAATTCCAAAAACAAAATTCAAATCGAATCTATTTTTTAAATCATGTTCTCTACGATCGTTTGCCACTTGCCTACCAAGGAGCTAAAGTCTTTGTCTATCCTTCCTTATTTGAAGGGTTTGGATTTCCTGTTTTAGAAGCACAGGCTGTGGGAACCACTGTACTTTCTTCAAATGCTTCTGTATTGCCGGAAGTGCTCCATGATTCTGCCAGCTTCTTTGATCCAAACGATGGAGCAGATTTCCAAACGAAATTGCTCATGATCCTTCGAAATCCTAAACAACAAACATCTTACCAGAAAAAAGGATTGGAAAATGCAAAACGTTTCCTCTGGCGAGATGTATTAAAACCATATCTAAAAGTGTATCAGTCGTTATAG
- a CDS encoding DoxX family protein encodes MNWIKTIYWITTSVIAAMMLFSGYNSLNNAEMIEGFRHLGFPDYFRIELGIAKLLGAIVLIVPKVPIRLKEWAYVGFGITYISAAIAHLQVGDLIGNVIAPFVFLAILVTSYLMFHKTKT; translated from the coding sequence ATGAATTGGATAAAAACAATATATTGGATCACTACTTCAGTCATTGCAGCGATGATGTTGTTTAGTGGGTATAATTCCTTAAACAATGCAGAAATGATCGAAGGATTCCGTCACCTTGGTTTTCCTGATTATTTCCGAATAGAACTGGGAATTGCGAAATTATTGGGTGCAATTGTTCTAATTGTTCCAAAAGTTCCGATACGTTTGAAAGAGTGGGCTTATGTTGGTTTCGGAATTACCTATATCTCAGCAGCGATAGCACACTTGCAAGTCGGTGATCTAATAGGTAATGTGATCGCACCTTTTGTGTTTTTGGCTATTTTAGTGACTTCGTATCTAATGTTTCACAAAACTAAAACATAA
- a CDS encoding winged helix-turn-helix transcriptional regulator, which produces MKGKETSCQKDHAECANLILPLREALELLSGKWKLPIIMSLSFGKKRFKEIGEEIPGITDRMLSKELKELEKILLIERTVLDSFPPGVEYSITAHGKSLEAVIRELTQWAVSHYQKNKTPKGTKG; this is translated from the coding sequence ATGAAAGGAAAAGAAACAAGTTGCCAGAAAGATCACGCGGAGTGTGCAAATCTAATTTTACCACTCAGGGAAGCCTTAGAACTTCTAAGTGGGAAATGGAAACTTCCAATTATTATGTCCCTTTCTTTTGGAAAAAAACGTTTCAAGGAAATTGGTGAAGAAATACCAGGAATCACGGATCGTATGTTATCCAAAGAATTGAAAGAATTGGAAAAAATCCTTCTAATTGAACGCACCGTCCTCGATTCCTTTCCTCCTGGCGTAGAATATTCAATCACGGCACACGGCAAATCATTGGAAGCAGTGATTAGGGAATTGACTCAGTGGGCAGTCTCTCACTACCAAAAAAACAAAACGCCAAAAGGTACAAAGGGCTAA
- a CDS encoding (2Fe-2S)-binding protein, with protein MIKCHCAEVFFESILNVVKDTNRPILEVAREMGAADTCTACVPDMLAFIEQELEGQLAGNTTH; from the coding sequence ATGATCAAGTGTCACTGTGCAGAAGTTTTCTTTGAATCTATCTTAAATGTTGTCAAAGATACAAACCGCCCTATACTAGAAGTCGCCCGCGAGATGGGAGCGGCTGATACTTGTACGGCTTGTGTTCCGGATATGTTAGCCTTCATCGAGCAGGAATTGGAAGGTCAACTTGCAGGAAATACAACTCATTGA
- a CDS encoding WbuC family cupin fold metalloprotein, with protein sequence MQEIQLIDSDLIGNLVKKAQTADRKRTNHNFHEQKEVYQRFLNVLSKNTYIPPHRHLSDPKPETFVILEGEIGFLIFHENGEVKEAHKLSGNGPKRGIDLQPGVWHSLVCLSETAVCFEGKSGPYDPTIDKEFHPNYPLESDPKFIETIKSFESLFI encoded by the coding sequence TTGCAGGAAATACAACTCATTGATTCCGACTTAATCGGAAACCTCGTTAAAAAAGCTCAAACCGCAGATAGAAAACGTACGAATCACAACTTCCATGAACAAAAGGAAGTGTACCAAAGATTTCTCAACGTTCTTTCTAAAAATACCTACATTCCACCTCACAGACATTTGTCGGATCCAAAACCGGAAACTTTCGTCATCCTCGAAGGGGAAATCGGATTTTTAATTTTCCATGAGAATGGGGAAGTAAAAGAAGCACATAAACTTTCTGGAAACGGACCAAAACGAGGAATCGACTTACAACCTGGGGTTTGGCATAGTTTGGTTTGTTTGTCTGAAACGGCAGTTTGTTTTGAAGGGAAGTCGGGTCCTTATGATCCGACAATCGATAAAGAATTTCATCCAAACTATCCGTTAGAAAGTGATCCTAAGTTTATAGAAACGATCAAATCCTTTGAATCCCTATTTATATGA
- a CDS encoding alpha/beta hydrolase family esterase: protein MNLISFNKKLIPLILMISFSFFCKSLPSIVPVKEHRLESISSDGIIRTFRYYVPKQIKENRLPLIFILHGGGGSGEGMIYLSRMSEKAEEYGFVAVYPDGYANRWNDGRKISHSLTDKRNTNDVEFFRNMVRFIDKEIPIDYNRIHVVGISNGGFMTQRLLCEAEDLFSSGYSIAAVTSKGLKEICNPPPKKSIGFIMGTADDVVPYKGGTVSIPTDPSPNAHRIPAGDVMSYLESLEYWTSSFSCKEESKSHKRHLNKFWKRDIQYTKFTDCSSDQIVEGYLIPGGGHIWPNGFYYQNEKQYGYLSKDLDTREIVLQFFRTNYKKEKLANHNASLGN from the coding sequence ATGAATTTGATTTCATTCAACAAAAAGTTAATCCCTTTAATTCTTATGATCTCCTTTTCTTTTTTTTGTAAATCTCTCCCTTCCATTGTTCCTGTAAAAGAACATAGATTGGAATCGATTTCTTCTGATGGAATCATCCGTACATTTCGTTACTACGTTCCCAAACAAATTAAAGAAAATCGTCTACCTTTGATTTTTATCTTACATGGTGGTGGCGGCAGTGGAGAAGGAATGATTTACCTTTCTCGAATGTCAGAAAAAGCCGAAGAATATGGATTTGTGGCAGTATATCCTGATGGGTATGCCAATCGTTGGAATGATGGACGAAAGATTTCACATTCTCTTACAGATAAACGAAATACAAATGATGTGGAATTTTTTCGTAATATGGTTCGTTTTATCGATAAAGAAATTCCCATTGATTATAACCGAATCCATGTTGTGGGAATCTCCAATGGTGGTTTTATGACTCAGCGGTTGTTATGCGAAGCTGAGGATTTATTTAGTTCAGGATATTCGATTGCTGCGGTCACGTCCAAGGGTTTAAAAGAGATCTGTAATCCACCTCCAAAAAAATCCATAGGCTTCATTATGGGAACTGCGGATGATGTTGTGCCTTATAAAGGTGGAACTGTTTCTATTCCTACTGATCCAAGTCCTAATGCACATAGAATTCCAGCCGGGGATGTGATGTCTTACTTAGAATCATTAGAATACTGGACTTCTAGTTTTTCCTGCAAAGAAGAATCAAAATCCCATAAAAGACATCTAAACAAATTTTGGAAAAGAGACATTCAATACACAAAATTTACTGATTGTTCCAGTGACCAAATTGTGGAAGGGTATTTGATCCCTGGTGGTGGGCATATCTGGCCAAATGGTTTCTATTACCAAAACGAGAAACAATACGGATACTTAAGTAAGGACTTGGATACAAGGGAGATTGTGTTACAATTCTTTCGAACGAATTATAAAAAAGAAAAGTTGGCAAATCACAATGCATCACTCGGAAATTAG
- a CDS encoding alpha/beta fold hydrolase, producing MHHSEIRNSSSVFTTLETGTGAPVLFLHGFPDNHKTFAPIMESIGKKGYQCVAPVMRGYEPSTISHAQKLHVVDLVDDILGWMDDRRWDSVHLVGHNWGSVIAFAAGMYYPNRIKSITSLGVPLLRTYQDSFFWAPQQTVHSWYVVLFQIPFLAELTIRSNGFALVDYLWKDWSPGYSPNQDHLAEIKANFQNPGILSSALAYYRNLNDLFTESGRESILGILDSQITVPTQILYGLNDGCFHKNLFEHRLDETDFPCGFRKIGFDHAGHFLHWEKREEVTKSILEWLEKNK from the coding sequence ATGCATCACTCGGAAATTAGAAATTCATCTAGCGTATTTACCACTTTAGAAACAGGAACAGGCGCACCCGTCCTTTTCCTTCATGGGTTTCCTGATAATCATAAAACCTTTGCTCCCATCATGGAATCCATTGGTAAAAAGGGATACCAATGTGTTGCGCCTGTTATGCGTGGATATGAACCTTCTACCATCTCTCATGCTCAGAAATTACATGTTGTGGATTTAGTGGATGATATCCTTGGTTGGATGGATGACCGTCGTTGGGATTCAGTACATCTTGTTGGTCATAACTGGGGGTCTGTCATTGCCTTTGCGGCCGGAATGTATTATCCCAATCGGATCAAATCCATCACAAGCCTTGGAGTACCGCTCCTTCGCACTTACCAAGATTCCTTCTTTTGGGCACCCCAACAAACCGTCCATTCATGGTATGTAGTTTTATTTCAAATTCCCTTTTTAGCAGAACTTACCATTCGTTCCAATGGATTTGCGCTCGTGGATTATTTATGGAAAGATTGGTCACCTGGATATTCGCCAAACCAAGACCATTTAGCAGAGATTAAAGCCAATTTCCAAAATCCAGGAATTTTGTCTTCGGCTCTTGCCTATTACCGCAATTTAAACGACTTATTTACCGAGTCAGGTAGAGAAAGTATATTAGGAATTTTAGATTCACAAATTACCGTTCCCACGCAAATTCTTTACGGGTTAAACGATGGTTGTTTTCATAAAAACCTATTTGAACACCGATTAGATGAAACAGACTTCCCCTGTGGGTTTCGCAAAATTGGATTCGATCATGCCGGACATTTCCTCCATTGGGAAAAAAGGGAAGAAGTGACGAAGTCGATTT